One part of the Anguilla anguilla isolate fAngAng1 chromosome 11, fAngAng1.pri, whole genome shotgun sequence genome encodes these proteins:
- the dpm1 gene encoding dolichol-phosphate mannosyltransferase subunit 1, producing MASRKSSSKSRGDNNKYSVLLPTYNERENLPLIVWLLVKYFDESGYDFEIIVIDDGSPDGTLAVAEQLQKIYGEDRILLRPRAKKLGLGTAYIHGIKHATGNFVFIMDADLSHHPKFIPQFIEKQREGGFDLVSGTRYSGNGGVYGWDLRRKLISRGANFITQVLLRPGASDLTGSFRLYKKEVLEQLVEKCVSKGYVFQMEMIVRARQLGYSIGEVPISFVDRVYGESKLGGNEIVSFLKGLLTLFATT from the exons ATGGCAAGCCGAAAAAGCTCATCCAAAAGCCGGGGCGATAATAACAAGTATTCTGTGTTATTGCCCACGTACAACGAAAGGGAAAATTTGCCTCTAATAGTGTGGCTGCTGGTGAAATACTTCGACGAAAG TGGATATGATTTCGAGATAATAGTCATTGATGACGGAAGCCCAGACGGGACGTTGGCGGTGGCCGAACAATTGCAGAAGATCTATGGTGAAGACAGGATT CTTCTTAGACCAAGAGCAAAGAAGTTAGGCTTGG GGACTGCCTACATCCATGGTATTAAACATGCCACGGGGAACTTTGTCTTTATTATGGATGCAGACCTCTCCCACCAT cCTAAATTTATTCCACAATTTATTGA GAAACAGCGGGAAGGAGGGTTTGACCTGGTCTCTGGGACAAGGTACAGTGGAAATGGCGGCGTGTATGGCTGGGACTTGCGCAGGAAACTCATCAG TCGAGGGGCCAACTTCATCACCCAGGTGCTACTGAGACCTGGAGCATCGGACCTGACAGGAAGCTTCAG GCTCTACAAGAAAGAGGTGCTGGAGCAGTTGGTGGAGAAATGCGTGTCCAAGGGCTATGTTTTCCAGATGGAGATGATTGTCAGAGCCCGGCAGTTAGGCTACAGTATTGGAGAG GTTCCAATCTCATTCGTGGATCGTGTTTATGGAGAATCAAAACTGGGAGGAAATGAAATAGTCTCTTTTTTGAAAGGACTTCTGACTCTTTTTGCCACAACATGA
- the adnpb gene encoding activity-dependent neuroprotector homeobox b — translation MFQLPVNNLGSLRKARKNVKKVLGDIGLEYCKDHIQDFKDFVPNDFYVKNTTWDDVCLWDPSLTKLQDYRSKPFCCSGCPFSSKFFSAYKSHFRNVHSEDFESRILLNCPYCTYNGNKKTLETHIKLFHMPNNVVRQGMGGTQVGLKDPTRLDISQKPRPADSVEQAVYYCKKCTYRDPLYNVVRKHIYREHFQHVAAPYMAKPGEKSINGAAAGNTSSAREDALHCKRCLFVPRSYEALVQHVIEDHERIGYQVTAMIGHTNVVVPRSKPIMLLSPKTQDKGILGVTQKGALVTTGVRPLSTQQLSRIVIPKAGLNSTGLLSGVHLKQGPYALKSGGTTQTFSSGGQQVRITLPGNAQVSVPQQSHTVKQHLPGGNVRSPGAVGLVEGRSLQSGTSSSSSSSTLKPGSLPSRVQAAAATVASVAAKKGGTSILGTSYTQKWKICTICNELFPENVYSAHFEKEHKAEKVPAVANYIMKIHNFTSKCLYCNRYLPSDTLLNHMLIHGLSCPHCRATFNDVEKMVAHMRVVHPVEVVGPRTDSPLTFDLTLQQGNPKNIQLIVTTYNMRDAPEESVAFHAQINSSAAQSKKTPPKMPDSLDVPVKSAPQAAVPYKKDVGKTLCPLCFSILKGPISDALAHHLRERHQVIQTVHPVEKKLTYKCIHCLGVYTSNMTASTITLHLVHCRGVGKTQNGQEKPSAPTRVSHPTGVASLKRELEHSDPAFLKRRKVDQEHSPAFVEKPEEPVVLALDPKGHEDESYEARKAFLTEYFNRQPYPSRREVEKLAASLWLWKSDISSHFANRRRKCVRDCESKKPAVLFGFSMREVNQLKHELNFDPEWFFESKEEEESRTSKTYMGRSADSINRRLEESAAAAAALLKQGKQGVNANCSQGPQRPNSAKAGSTPVVGRSDQNKTIECTLKQRTEQHSEPIALDSESGSEEEGEKEEEKGGKRSNERDTPAEELMEIGEGSGEEAAHRMEADTTEEEEDDVKESSVNNDRLNQAKGATPQVSSPCGSDSEEGPWETEGSHGENGYGPAKQQERPGRKEEAVSVLGKSHSSAWQGSSSQGNGEGRQEALLLDQAAGGKEPGTGMLSGGVGLSSQQA, via the exons ATGTTTCAGCTTCCAGTGAACAACCTTGGCAGTTTACGTAAAGCCAGGAAAAACGTGAAGAAAGTTCTGGGGGACATTGGTTTGGAGTACTGCAAAGACCACATCCAG GATTTTAAGGATTTTGTCCCCAATGACTTCTATGTGAAGAACACTACCTGGGATGATGTGTGTCTTTGGGATCCATCATTAACTAAACTCCAG GACTACAGGTCAAAGCCGTTCTGCTGCTCTGGCTGCCCCTTCTCCTCCAAGTTCTTCTCGGCCTACAAGAGCCACTTCCGCAATGTGCACAGCGAAGACTTTGAGAGCCGAATACTGCTTAATTGCCCCTACTGCACCTACAATGGGAACAAAAAGACCCTGGAGACACACATCAAGCTGTTCCATATGCCCAACAATGTGGTTCGGCAAGGGATGGGTGGCACGCAAGTGGGGTTGAAGGATCCAACACGACTGGACATCAGCCAAAAGCCCAGGCCAGCCGACAGCGTGGAGCAGGCAGTGTACTACTGCAAGAAGTGCACCTACCGTGACCCGCTGTACAACGTGGTGCGCAAGCACATCTACAGGGAACACTTCCAGCATGTGGCCGCTCCTTACATGGCCAAGCCTGGCGAAAAGTCTATCAATGGTGCCGCTGCCGGGAACACCAGCTCCGCCCGCGAAGACGCCCTCCACTGTAAGCGCTGCCTCTTCGTTCCTCGCTCCTATGAGGCACTGGTACAGCATGTCATTGAGGACCATGAACGCATTGGCTACCAGGTCACTGCCATGATTGGCCACACCAATGTCGTGGTGCCCAGGTCCAAACCTATCATGCTACTCTCGCCAAAGACCCAGGACAAGGGAATTCTGGGAGTGACACAGAAGGGTGCCCTGGTAACCACCGGTGTGCGACCCCTTTCCACCCAGCAACTGAGTCGGATCGTCATCCCCAAAGCTGGCCTAAACTCAACGGGGCTGCTGTCCGGGGTTCATCTGAAGCAGGGGCCGTATGCGCTAAAGAGTGGGGGCACAACGCAGACCTTCTCTAGCGGAGGCCAGCAGGTGCGCATCACATTGCCCGGCAATGCGCAGGTTTCCGTCCCACAGCAGTCACACACTGTCAAGCAGCACCTGCCCGGTGGCAATGTTCGCAGCCCAGGGGCTGTTGGGTTAGTGGAAGGTCGGAGCTTGCAGTCAGGGACCTCTtcctcatcatcttcctccACTCTCAAGCCCGGATCACTGCCCTCACGAGTacaggctgctgctgccactGTGGCCTCGGTTGCAGCTAAGAAAGGGGGCACTTCCATTCTTGGCACCTCCTACACACAGAAGTGGAAGATCTGCACCATCTGCAATGAGCTCTTCCCTGAAAATGTGTACAGTGCGCACTTTGAGAAAGAGCACAAAGCTGAAAAGGTACCTGCTGTAGCAAATTATATCATGAAGATCCACAACTTTACCAGCAAGTGTCTGTACTGTAACCGTTACCTGCCCAGCGACACTCTCCTCAACCACATGCTGATCCACGGTCTGTCCTGCCCCCATTGCCGTGCCACCTTCAACGACGTGGAGAAAATGGTAGCCCACATGCGAGTGGTCCATCCAGTTGAGGTTGTTGGTCCACGCACAGACTCTCCTCTCACTTTCGACCTCACCCTCCAGCAGGGAAACCCCAAGAACATCCAGCTGATCGTCACCACCTACAACATGCGGGATGCTCCGGAGGAGTCTGTTGCCTTCCATGCCCAGATCAACTCTTCTGCTGCCCAGAGCAAAAAGACGCCCCCTAAGATGCCAGACAGCCTTGATGTGCCCGTGAAGAGTGCGCCACAGGCTGCCGTGCCATACAAGAAGGATGTGGGCAAGACGCTTTGCCCACTCTGCTTCTCCATCCTGAAGGGGCCCATCTCCGATGCACTGGCGCACCACCTGAGGGAGAGGCACCAGGTGATCCAGACAGTGCACCCTGTGGAGAAGAAGCTGACTTACAAGTGCATCCACTGCCTTGGTGTCTATACCAGCAACATGACGGCCTCCACCATCACACTGCACCTTGTGCACTGCCGTGGTGTAGGCAAGACACAGAACGGGCAGGAGAAGCCTAGTGCACCCACAAGGGTGTCCCACCCAACAGGTGTGGCATCCCTCAAGCGTGAACTTGAGCACTCAGACCCAGCTTTCCTGAAGCGGCGGAAGGTGGACCAAGAGCACAGCCCCGCTTTTGTGGAGAAGCCAGAAGAGCCAGTTGTCTTGGCACTGGACCCCAAGGGTCATGAGGATGAGTCCTATGAAGCACGCAAGGCCTTCCTGACAGAGTACTTCAACAGGCAACCTTATCCGTCACGCCGTGAGGTGGAGAAGCTGGCTGCCAGCCTGTGGCTGTGGAAGTCAGACATCTCCAGCCACTTCGCCAACCGGCGCAGGAAGTGTGTTCGCGACTGTGAGTCTAAAAAACCAGCTGTGCTGTTTGGCTTCAGCATGCGGGAGGTCAACCAGCTCAAGCACGAATTGAACTTTGACCCCGAGTGGTTTTTTGAGAgcaaagaagaggaggaaagcCGAACGTCCAAAACATACATGGGTCGTTCAGCAGACTCCATCAACCGCCGCCTGGAGGAGAgcgctgcagctgctgcagccttACTCAAGCAGGGGAAACAAGGTGTGAATGCCAACTGTAGCCAAGGGCCACAGCGGCCTAACAGTGCCAAGGCCGGGTCCACACCTGTTGTAGGCAGAAGCGACCAAAACAAGACAATCGAATGCACCTTAAAACAAAGAACTGAACAGCACTCAGAACCCATTGCCCTGGACTCCGAGAGTGGGTCAGAGGAGGAGGgtgagaaggaggaagagaaaggaggaaaacGGTCTAATGAAAGAGACACTCCTGCTGAAGAGCTGATGGAGATAGGAGAAGGAAGCGGTGAAGAAGCAGCACATAGAATGGAAGCTGACACcacggaggaagaggaagatgatgtGAAGGAGAGTTCCGTGAACAACGACAGGCTCAACCAGGCAAAGGGAGCCACCCCCCAGGTGAGTTCTCCATGTGGCTCAGACTCGGAGGAAGGGCCCTGGGAAACGGAGGGGTCTCATGGTGAGAATGGATATGGGCCAGCCAAGCAGCAAGAGAGGccagggagaaaggaggaggcaGTATCGGTGCTAGGGAAGAGCCATTCTTCAGCATGGCAGGGCAGCAGCAGCCAGGGCAATGGAGAGGGCAGGCAAGAAGCCCTACTGCTGGATCAAGCAGCTGGAGGCAAGGAGCCAGGGACCGGCATGCTGTCTGGAGGTGTGGGGTTGAGCAGCCAGCAGGCATGA